One genomic segment of Brassica napus cultivar Da-Ae chromosome A3, Da-Ae, whole genome shotgun sequence includes these proteins:
- the LOC106430707 gene encoding DDT domain-containing protein DDB_G0282237-like isoform X1, which produces MPLQKKKPHKLLDPPNGLEPRELVFQVRLTKEIFRDYQLYLKRINLYRQRVWTCKSTGKTSLTYEEALESEKLTSKKVQTLPGELVAPALRIIQFSTLSLKDLADTIATKLQSCFFTGAELYANRDGELHPCRILEMVTDEDGEPQYKVGFLDKDEEINESAVLSGEDLSWKKFPFSRNFLKSFIRESTCRSIPWVVNEYLAKAHGISRKIPKELQDKYVFQNGELVQQRKQDDKTGRENGKRKRAENDSHVAEETHRDVNESEKESINYPIEDLLLPPDHDDADITQRPRLSRDFNVSMDCAGDLLMVWDFCSSFGRQLHLWRFSLEDFENALCHKESISVLIMEVHACLFRFLINEDGDKFKALKRRSRKSKITLITWTEYLCDFLESVDTPDLCVDTGTIKRGHYGLLDPSVKLKILRELVNHVAETIAFKGEIDKLVEQRHTLGAARREEALAEARMKREEKERSKTGEESDGVLDNSRLENKKNSPQITESSEDSRKKESFAWEIKMENGSVSSKRNEISEKRLMGNVCLRKHKRQKTDTKITSKEDEEEVKEISGKKQGGKSSSEDEKRRGPEQRRQYYEGEMEKIVIRTNPLGKDRNYNRYWWFRSNGRIFVEDSDCKEWGYYTSKEEIQLDALMGSLNRKGERELSLHMQLEKFYDRICSTLQKRTKDIAEKIEMEETVVRRSTRVRALLHENPASAFLRYVNKWKEE; this is translated from the exons ATGCCTCTACAAAAAAAGAAGCCGCATAAACTACTGGATCCCCCAAACGGCTTGGAGCCACGAGAACTTGTTTTTCAAGTTCGTCTCACAAAGGAGATTTTCCGAGATTATCA ATTGTACTTGAAGAGGATTAATCTGTATCGCCAGCGAGTTTGGACATGTAAATCTACCGGTAAAACTAGCTTGACCTACGAGGAGGCCTTAGAGTCAGAAAAATTGACAAGCAAGAAGGTTCAAACTCTGCCGGGAGAGCTAGTGGCACCTGCTTTACGTATCATCCAGTTCA GTACACTCTCATTGAAAGATCTTGCTGACACAATAGCGACCAAGCTGCAAAGTTGTTTCTTTACTGGTGCGGAGTTGTATGCGAACAGGGATGGCGAATTGCATCCGTGCAGAATCTTGGAGATGGTAACAGATGAGGATGGTGAACCTCAGTATAAGGTCGGCTTCCTTGACAAAGATGAGGAAATAAATGAGAGCGCAGTGCTGTCTGGGGAGGATCTTTCATGGAAGAAATTTCCATTTAGTAGaaattttctcaagtctttcaTTCGGGAGTCCACATGCCGCAGTATACCTTGGGTAGTTAATGAATATCTGGCTAAAGCACATGGAATCTCTAGAAAGATTCCCAAGGAACTTCAGGACAAGTATGTCTTTCAGAATGGAGAACTGGTTCAGCAAAGGAAGCAG GACGATAAAACCGGAAGGGAAAAcggaaaaagaaagagagcaGAAAACGATAGTCATGTTGCAGAGGAGACACATAGAG ATGTTAATGAGTCTGAGAAAGAGTCTATCAATTATCCAATTGAAGATTTACTGTTGCCACCTGATCATGATGATGCTGACATCACTCAGCGTCCTCGGCTTTCACGggattttaatgtttctatggATTGTGCTGGGGATCTTCTTATGGTCTGGGACTTTTGTTCCTCGTTTGGTCGGCAGCTGCATCTATGGCGATTTTCTCTCGAGGACTTTGAAAATGCTCTTTGCCACAAGGAGAGTATTTCGGTTCTGATTATGGAAGTGCATGCCTGTCTTTTCCGATTCCTCATCAATGAAGACGGTgataagttcaaagctttaaagAGAAGGAGTCGCAAGTCAAAG ATAACATTGATCACATGGACAGAGTATCTATGTGACTTCTTGGAATCAGTTGACACTCCTGATTTGTGCGTTGACACCGGAACAATCAAACGGGGACATTATGGTCTATTGGACCCCAGTGTAAAATTGAAAATCCTAAGGGAATTAGTGAACCATGTAGCTGAAACAATTGCGTTCAAGGGGGAAATAGACAAGCTTGTTGAACAACGGCATACCCTTGGAGCTGCTAGAAGGGAAGAAGCATTGGCGGAAGCCCGAATGAAAAGAGAGGAGAAAGAACGCTCCAAAACTGGCGAGGAATCTGATGGAGTTTTAGATAACAGCAGGTTAGAGAACAAGAAAAATAGCCCACAAATAACGGAAAGCAGCGAAGACAGCAGAAAGAAAGAGAGCTTTGCGTGGGAAATCAAGATGGAAAATGGGTCTGTTTCTTcgaaaagaaatgaaatatcAGAGAAAAG GCTTATGGGGAATGTCTGTCTGAGAAAGCACAAACGGCAGAAGACGGATACAAAAATCACATCAaaggaggatgaagaagaggtgAAAGAAATTTCGGGGAAGAAGCAGGGTGGAAAATCTTCAAGTGAAGATGAGAAGAGGAGGGGACCTGAACAGAGG AGGCAATATTATGAAGGAGAGATGGAGAAAATAGTCATACGTACAAACCCATTGGGTAAAGATCGGAACTACAACAGGTACTGGTGGTTCCGAAGCAATGGGAGGATATTTGTTGAGGATTCTGATTGCAAAGAATGGGGCTACTATACCTCCAAGGAAGAG ATCCAGCTCGATGCATTGATGGGATCACTAAACCGTAAAGGAGAGAGGGAACTGTCATTACATATGCAGCTTGAGAAATTCTATGACAGAATATG CTCTACACTACAAAAGAGGACGAAGGACATTGCTGAGAAGATAGAAATGGAAGAAACAGTGGTAAGGAGATCTACCCGTGTAAGAGCTCTACTCCATGAAAATCCAGCTAGTGCCTTCTTGAGATATGTTAACAAGTGGAAAGAGGAGTAA
- the LOC106430707 gene encoding DDT domain-containing protein DDB_G0282237-like isoform X2, whose amino-acid sequence MPLQKKKPHKLLDPPNGLEPRELVFQVRLTKEIFRDYQLYLKRINLYRQRVWTCKSTGKTSLTYEEALESEKLTSKKVQTLPGELVAPALRIIQFSTLSLKDLADTIATKLQSCFFTGAELYANRDGELHPCRILEMVTDEDGEPQYKVGFLDKDEEINESAVLSGEDLSWKKFPFSRNFLKSFIRESTCRSIPWVVNEYLAKAHGISRKIPKELQDKYVFQNGELVQQRKQDDKTGRENGKRKRAENDSHVAEETHRDVNESEKESINYPIEDLLLPPDHDDADITQRPRLSRDFNVSMDCAGDLLMVWDFCSSFGRQLHLWRFSLEDFENALCHKESISVLIMEVHACLFRFLINEDGDKFKALKRRSRKSKITLITWTEYLCDFLESVDTPDLCVDTGTIKRGHYGLLDPSVKLKILRELVNHVAETIAFKGEIDKLVEQRHTLGAARREEALAEARMKREEKERSKTGEESDGVLDNSRLENKKNSPQITESSEDSRKKESFAWEIKMENGSVSSKRNEISEKRLMGNVCLRKHKRQKTDTKITSKEDEEEVKEISGKKQGGKSSSEDEKRRGPEQRRQYYEGEMEKIVIRTNPLGKDRNYNRYWWFRSNGRIFVEDSDCKEWGYYTSKEELDALMGSLNRKGERELSLHMQLEKFYDRICSTLQKRTKDIAEKIEMEETVVRRSTRVRALLHENPASAFLRYVNKWKEE is encoded by the exons ATGCCTCTACAAAAAAAGAAGCCGCATAAACTACTGGATCCCCCAAACGGCTTGGAGCCACGAGAACTTGTTTTTCAAGTTCGTCTCACAAAGGAGATTTTCCGAGATTATCA ATTGTACTTGAAGAGGATTAATCTGTATCGCCAGCGAGTTTGGACATGTAAATCTACCGGTAAAACTAGCTTGACCTACGAGGAGGCCTTAGAGTCAGAAAAATTGACAAGCAAGAAGGTTCAAACTCTGCCGGGAGAGCTAGTGGCACCTGCTTTACGTATCATCCAGTTCA GTACACTCTCATTGAAAGATCTTGCTGACACAATAGCGACCAAGCTGCAAAGTTGTTTCTTTACTGGTGCGGAGTTGTATGCGAACAGGGATGGCGAATTGCATCCGTGCAGAATCTTGGAGATGGTAACAGATGAGGATGGTGAACCTCAGTATAAGGTCGGCTTCCTTGACAAAGATGAGGAAATAAATGAGAGCGCAGTGCTGTCTGGGGAGGATCTTTCATGGAAGAAATTTCCATTTAGTAGaaattttctcaagtctttcaTTCGGGAGTCCACATGCCGCAGTATACCTTGGGTAGTTAATGAATATCTGGCTAAAGCACATGGAATCTCTAGAAAGATTCCCAAGGAACTTCAGGACAAGTATGTCTTTCAGAATGGAGAACTGGTTCAGCAAAGGAAGCAG GACGATAAAACCGGAAGGGAAAAcggaaaaagaaagagagcaGAAAACGATAGTCATGTTGCAGAGGAGACACATAGAG ATGTTAATGAGTCTGAGAAAGAGTCTATCAATTATCCAATTGAAGATTTACTGTTGCCACCTGATCATGATGATGCTGACATCACTCAGCGTCCTCGGCTTTCACGggattttaatgtttctatggATTGTGCTGGGGATCTTCTTATGGTCTGGGACTTTTGTTCCTCGTTTGGTCGGCAGCTGCATCTATGGCGATTTTCTCTCGAGGACTTTGAAAATGCTCTTTGCCACAAGGAGAGTATTTCGGTTCTGATTATGGAAGTGCATGCCTGTCTTTTCCGATTCCTCATCAATGAAGACGGTgataagttcaaagctttaaagAGAAGGAGTCGCAAGTCAAAG ATAACATTGATCACATGGACAGAGTATCTATGTGACTTCTTGGAATCAGTTGACACTCCTGATTTGTGCGTTGACACCGGAACAATCAAACGGGGACATTATGGTCTATTGGACCCCAGTGTAAAATTGAAAATCCTAAGGGAATTAGTGAACCATGTAGCTGAAACAATTGCGTTCAAGGGGGAAATAGACAAGCTTGTTGAACAACGGCATACCCTTGGAGCTGCTAGAAGGGAAGAAGCATTGGCGGAAGCCCGAATGAAAAGAGAGGAGAAAGAACGCTCCAAAACTGGCGAGGAATCTGATGGAGTTTTAGATAACAGCAGGTTAGAGAACAAGAAAAATAGCCCACAAATAACGGAAAGCAGCGAAGACAGCAGAAAGAAAGAGAGCTTTGCGTGGGAAATCAAGATGGAAAATGGGTCTGTTTCTTcgaaaagaaatgaaatatcAGAGAAAAG GCTTATGGGGAATGTCTGTCTGAGAAAGCACAAACGGCAGAAGACGGATACAAAAATCACATCAaaggaggatgaagaagaggtgAAAGAAATTTCGGGGAAGAAGCAGGGTGGAAAATCTTCAAGTGAAGATGAGAAGAGGAGGGGACCTGAACAGAGG AGGCAATATTATGAAGGAGAGATGGAGAAAATAGTCATACGTACAAACCCATTGGGTAAAGATCGGAACTACAACAGGTACTGGTGGTTCCGAAGCAATGGGAGGATATTTGTTGAGGATTCTGATTGCAAAGAATGGGGCTACTATACCTCCAAGGAAGAG CTCGATGCATTGATGGGATCACTAAACCGTAAAGGAGAGAGGGAACTGTCATTACATATGCAGCTTGAGAAATTCTATGACAGAATATG CTCTACACTACAAAAGAGGACGAAGGACATTGCTGAGAAGATAGAAATGGAAGAAACAGTGGTAAGGAGATCTACCCGTGTAAGAGCTCTACTCCATGAAAATCCAGCTAGTGCCTTCTTGAGATATGTTAACAAGTGGAAAGAGGAGTAA
- the LOC106430707 gene encoding DDT domain-containing protein DDB_G0282237-like isoform X3 translates to MPLQKKKPHKLLDPPNGLEPRELVFQVRLTKEIFRDYQLYLKRINLYRQRVWTCKSTGKTSLTYEEALESEKLTSKKVQTLPGELVAPALRIIQFSTLSLKDLADTIATKLQSCFFTGAELYANRDGELHPCRILEMVTDEDGEPQYKVGFLDKDEEINESAVLSGEDLSWKKFPFSRNFLKSFIRESTCRSIPWVVNEYLAKAHGISRKIPKELQDKYVFQNGELVQQRKQDDKTGRENGKRKRAENDSHVAEETHRDVNESEKESINYPIEDLLLPPDHDDADITQRPRLSRDFNVSMDCAGDLLMVWDFCSSFGRQLHLWRFSLEDFENALCHKESISVLIMEVHACLFRFLINEDGDKFKALKRRSRKSKITLITWTEYLCDFLESVDTPDLCVDTGTIKRGHYGLLDPSVKLKILRELVNHVAETIAFKGEIDKLVEQRHTLGAARREEALAEARMKREEKERSKTGEESDGVLDNSRLENKKNSPQITESSEDSRKKESFAWEIKMENGSVSSKRNEISEKRLMGNVCLRKHKRQKTDTKITSKEDEEEVKEISGKKQGGKSSSEDEKRRGPEQRRQYYEGEMEKIVIRTNPLGKDRNYNRYWWFRSNGRIFVEDSDCKEWGYYTSKEEIQLDALMGSLNRKGERELSLHMQLEKFYDRICLIVFV, encoded by the exons ATGCCTCTACAAAAAAAGAAGCCGCATAAACTACTGGATCCCCCAAACGGCTTGGAGCCACGAGAACTTGTTTTTCAAGTTCGTCTCACAAAGGAGATTTTCCGAGATTATCA ATTGTACTTGAAGAGGATTAATCTGTATCGCCAGCGAGTTTGGACATGTAAATCTACCGGTAAAACTAGCTTGACCTACGAGGAGGCCTTAGAGTCAGAAAAATTGACAAGCAAGAAGGTTCAAACTCTGCCGGGAGAGCTAGTGGCACCTGCTTTACGTATCATCCAGTTCA GTACACTCTCATTGAAAGATCTTGCTGACACAATAGCGACCAAGCTGCAAAGTTGTTTCTTTACTGGTGCGGAGTTGTATGCGAACAGGGATGGCGAATTGCATCCGTGCAGAATCTTGGAGATGGTAACAGATGAGGATGGTGAACCTCAGTATAAGGTCGGCTTCCTTGACAAAGATGAGGAAATAAATGAGAGCGCAGTGCTGTCTGGGGAGGATCTTTCATGGAAGAAATTTCCATTTAGTAGaaattttctcaagtctttcaTTCGGGAGTCCACATGCCGCAGTATACCTTGGGTAGTTAATGAATATCTGGCTAAAGCACATGGAATCTCTAGAAAGATTCCCAAGGAACTTCAGGACAAGTATGTCTTTCAGAATGGAGAACTGGTTCAGCAAAGGAAGCAG GACGATAAAACCGGAAGGGAAAAcggaaaaagaaagagagcaGAAAACGATAGTCATGTTGCAGAGGAGACACATAGAG ATGTTAATGAGTCTGAGAAAGAGTCTATCAATTATCCAATTGAAGATTTACTGTTGCCACCTGATCATGATGATGCTGACATCACTCAGCGTCCTCGGCTTTCACGggattttaatgtttctatggATTGTGCTGGGGATCTTCTTATGGTCTGGGACTTTTGTTCCTCGTTTGGTCGGCAGCTGCATCTATGGCGATTTTCTCTCGAGGACTTTGAAAATGCTCTTTGCCACAAGGAGAGTATTTCGGTTCTGATTATGGAAGTGCATGCCTGTCTTTTCCGATTCCTCATCAATGAAGACGGTgataagttcaaagctttaaagAGAAGGAGTCGCAAGTCAAAG ATAACATTGATCACATGGACAGAGTATCTATGTGACTTCTTGGAATCAGTTGACACTCCTGATTTGTGCGTTGACACCGGAACAATCAAACGGGGACATTATGGTCTATTGGACCCCAGTGTAAAATTGAAAATCCTAAGGGAATTAGTGAACCATGTAGCTGAAACAATTGCGTTCAAGGGGGAAATAGACAAGCTTGTTGAACAACGGCATACCCTTGGAGCTGCTAGAAGGGAAGAAGCATTGGCGGAAGCCCGAATGAAAAGAGAGGAGAAAGAACGCTCCAAAACTGGCGAGGAATCTGATGGAGTTTTAGATAACAGCAGGTTAGAGAACAAGAAAAATAGCCCACAAATAACGGAAAGCAGCGAAGACAGCAGAAAGAAAGAGAGCTTTGCGTGGGAAATCAAGATGGAAAATGGGTCTGTTTCTTcgaaaagaaatgaaatatcAGAGAAAAG GCTTATGGGGAATGTCTGTCTGAGAAAGCACAAACGGCAGAAGACGGATACAAAAATCACATCAaaggaggatgaagaagaggtgAAAGAAATTTCGGGGAAGAAGCAGGGTGGAAAATCTTCAAGTGAAGATGAGAAGAGGAGGGGACCTGAACAGAGG AGGCAATATTATGAAGGAGAGATGGAGAAAATAGTCATACGTACAAACCCATTGGGTAAAGATCGGAACTACAACAGGTACTGGTGGTTCCGAAGCAATGGGAGGATATTTGTTGAGGATTCTGATTGCAAAGAATGGGGCTACTATACCTCCAAGGAAGAG ATCCAGCTCGATGCATTGATGGGATCACTAAACCGTAAAGGAGAGAGGGAACTGTCATTACATATGCAGCTTGAGAAATTCTATGACAGAATATG TCTCATTGTATTTGTGTGA
- the LOC106430707 gene encoding DDT domain-containing protein DDB_G0282237-like isoform X4 encodes MPLQKKKPHKLLDPPNGLEPRELVFQVRLTKEIFRDYQLYLKRINLYRQRVWTCKSTGKTSLTYEEALESEKLTSKKVQTLPGELVAPALRIIQFSTLSLKDLADTIATKLQSCFFTGAELYANRDGELHPCRILEMVTDEDGEPQYKVGFLDKDEEINESAVLSGEDLSWKKFPFSRNFLKSFIRESTCRSIPWVVNEYLAKAHGISRKIPKELQDKYVFQNGELVQQRKQDDKTGRENGKRKRAENDSHVAEETHRDVNESEKESINYPIEDLLLPPDHDDADITQRPRLSRDFNVSMDCAGDLLMVWDFCSSFGRQLHLWRFSLEDFENALCHKESISVLIMEVHACLFRFLINEDGDKFKALKRRSRKSKITLITWTEYLCDFLESVDTPDLCVDTGTIKRGHYGLLDPSVKLKILRELVNHVAETIAFKGEIDKLVEQRHTLGAARREEALAEARMKREEKERSKTGEESDGVLDNSRLENKKNSPQITESSEDSRKKESFAWEIKMENGSVSSKRNEISEKRLMGNVCLRKHKRQKTDTKITSKEDEEEVKEISGKKQGGKSSSEDEKRRGPEQRRQYYEGEMEKIVIRTNPLGKDRNYNRYWWFRSNGRIFVEDSDCKEWGYYTSKEELDALMGSLNRKGERELSLHMQLEKFYDRICLIVFV; translated from the exons ATGCCTCTACAAAAAAAGAAGCCGCATAAACTACTGGATCCCCCAAACGGCTTGGAGCCACGAGAACTTGTTTTTCAAGTTCGTCTCACAAAGGAGATTTTCCGAGATTATCA ATTGTACTTGAAGAGGATTAATCTGTATCGCCAGCGAGTTTGGACATGTAAATCTACCGGTAAAACTAGCTTGACCTACGAGGAGGCCTTAGAGTCAGAAAAATTGACAAGCAAGAAGGTTCAAACTCTGCCGGGAGAGCTAGTGGCACCTGCTTTACGTATCATCCAGTTCA GTACACTCTCATTGAAAGATCTTGCTGACACAATAGCGACCAAGCTGCAAAGTTGTTTCTTTACTGGTGCGGAGTTGTATGCGAACAGGGATGGCGAATTGCATCCGTGCAGAATCTTGGAGATGGTAACAGATGAGGATGGTGAACCTCAGTATAAGGTCGGCTTCCTTGACAAAGATGAGGAAATAAATGAGAGCGCAGTGCTGTCTGGGGAGGATCTTTCATGGAAGAAATTTCCATTTAGTAGaaattttctcaagtctttcaTTCGGGAGTCCACATGCCGCAGTATACCTTGGGTAGTTAATGAATATCTGGCTAAAGCACATGGAATCTCTAGAAAGATTCCCAAGGAACTTCAGGACAAGTATGTCTTTCAGAATGGAGAACTGGTTCAGCAAAGGAAGCAG GACGATAAAACCGGAAGGGAAAAcggaaaaagaaagagagcaGAAAACGATAGTCATGTTGCAGAGGAGACACATAGAG ATGTTAATGAGTCTGAGAAAGAGTCTATCAATTATCCAATTGAAGATTTACTGTTGCCACCTGATCATGATGATGCTGACATCACTCAGCGTCCTCGGCTTTCACGggattttaatgtttctatggATTGTGCTGGGGATCTTCTTATGGTCTGGGACTTTTGTTCCTCGTTTGGTCGGCAGCTGCATCTATGGCGATTTTCTCTCGAGGACTTTGAAAATGCTCTTTGCCACAAGGAGAGTATTTCGGTTCTGATTATGGAAGTGCATGCCTGTCTTTTCCGATTCCTCATCAATGAAGACGGTgataagttcaaagctttaaagAGAAGGAGTCGCAAGTCAAAG ATAACATTGATCACATGGACAGAGTATCTATGTGACTTCTTGGAATCAGTTGACACTCCTGATTTGTGCGTTGACACCGGAACAATCAAACGGGGACATTATGGTCTATTGGACCCCAGTGTAAAATTGAAAATCCTAAGGGAATTAGTGAACCATGTAGCTGAAACAATTGCGTTCAAGGGGGAAATAGACAAGCTTGTTGAACAACGGCATACCCTTGGAGCTGCTAGAAGGGAAGAAGCATTGGCGGAAGCCCGAATGAAAAGAGAGGAGAAAGAACGCTCCAAAACTGGCGAGGAATCTGATGGAGTTTTAGATAACAGCAGGTTAGAGAACAAGAAAAATAGCCCACAAATAACGGAAAGCAGCGAAGACAGCAGAAAGAAAGAGAGCTTTGCGTGGGAAATCAAGATGGAAAATGGGTCTGTTTCTTcgaaaagaaatgaaatatcAGAGAAAAG GCTTATGGGGAATGTCTGTCTGAGAAAGCACAAACGGCAGAAGACGGATACAAAAATCACATCAaaggaggatgaagaagaggtgAAAGAAATTTCGGGGAAGAAGCAGGGTGGAAAATCTTCAAGTGAAGATGAGAAGAGGAGGGGACCTGAACAGAGG AGGCAATATTATGAAGGAGAGATGGAGAAAATAGTCATACGTACAAACCCATTGGGTAAAGATCGGAACTACAACAGGTACTGGTGGTTCCGAAGCAATGGGAGGATATTTGTTGAGGATTCTGATTGCAAAGAATGGGGCTACTATACCTCCAAGGAAGAG CTCGATGCATTGATGGGATCACTAAACCGTAAAGGAGAGAGGGAACTGTCATTACATATGCAGCTTGAGAAATTCTATGACAGAATATG TCTCATTGTATTTGTGTGA